The genomic interval GAAAGAGCGCGCTTTAGAAACTTTACGTTACATGAATGTTGAACTTCAAAAGTTAGAATTGAAGAATGATATTCAGTCAAAAGTACGTTTTGATTTAGATCAGCAGCAAAGAGAATATTTCCTTCAACAGCAAATGAAAACCATTCAAGAAGAATTGGGTGGCGTTTCGCAGGAAGAAGAAATGGACGAAATGGGATTGAAAGCGAAAACCAAAAAATGGGACGAAAAAACGCAGAAACATTTCGAGAAAGAATTATCTAAAATGCGCCGTATGAATCCGCAATCTCCCGATTTTGGAATTCAGCGTAACTATTTAGAGCTATTTTTAGAATTGCCTTGGGGCGAATATTCTAAAGATAAATTCGATTTAAAATTTGCACAAAAAGTTTTAGATAAAGATCACTTTGGTCTTGATGAAGTTAAGAAAAGAATGATTGAGCATTTGGCAGTTTTGAAATTGCGAAATGACATGAAATCGCCAATTATATGTTTAACAGGACCTCCAGGAGTTGGAAAAACTTCAATTGGTCGCTCTGTTGCAGAAGCTTTAGGACGTGAATATGTACGTATTTCACTTGGTGGTTTACGTGACGAAGCAGAAATTCGCGGACATAGAAAGACATATATCGGAGCTATGCCAGGAAGAATTATTCAAAGTTTGAAAAAAGCTGGAACTTCAAATCCAGTTTTCATTTTAGACGAAATTGATAAATTATCAAGCGGAAACAGTGGTGATCCTTCTTCTGCTTTATTGGAAGTTTTAGATCCGGAACAAAACAATGCTTTTTATGATAATTTCCTTGAAATGGGATATGACTTATCTAAAGTAATGTTTATTGCGACTTCTAACAATATGGCAGCAATTCAGCCAGCATTACGCGATAGAATGGAAGTGATTAAAATGTCTGGTTATACAATTGAAGAAAAAGTAGAAATTGCCAAAAGACATTTGTTTCCAAAACAGTTAGAAGCACACGGTTTAACAGCAAAAGATTTAACAATTGGTAAAAAACAATTAGAAAAAATCGTTGAAGGTTATACAAGAGAATCTGGAGTTCGTAACTTAGAAACTAAAATTGCTCAGGTAATTAGAAATGCAGCAAAATCTGTTGCAATGGAAGAAGAATACAATAAAAAAGTTACCGATGATGATATCGTAACTATTTTAGGAGTTCCAAGATTAGAGCGTGATAAGTATGAAAACAACGATGTTGCAGGTGTTGTTACAGGTTTAGCTTGGACGAGCGTTGGCGGAGATATCTTGTTTATCGAATCTTTAATTTCTGAAGGAAAAGGCGCTTTGACAATTACAGGAAATCTTGGAACTGTAATGAAAGAGTCGGCGACAATTGCTTTAGAATACATTAAAGCAAATGCTAAGAAATTAGGTTTGAAAACTGAGATTTTCCAAAAATATAATATTCACTTGCACGTTCCAGAAGGAGCAACTCCAAAAGATGGACCAAGTGCTGGTATTGCAATGTTGACTTCTTTGGTTTCTCTTTTAACTCAGAAGAAAGTTAAGAAAAGTATTGCTATGACAGGAGAGATTACACTTCGTGGAAAAGTATTGCCAGTTGGTGGAATTAAAGAAAAAATCTTAGCAGCAAAAAGAGCTAACATTAAAGAAATTATTTTATGTCACGAAAATAAAAGTGATATTGATGAAATAAAAGCAGAATATTTAGAAGGTTTAACTTTTCACTATGTGAAAGAAATGAGCGAAGTCTTAGCTTTGGCTTTAACAGACCAAAATGTAAAAAATGCCAAAGAACTTAAATAAACTTTTTAATTTATAAATTATTTGAAAATCCAAATTCCAATTTAATCGGAATTTGGATTTTTTTGTTCTGAAATTTTTATTATCGGTTTGCATTTAGCTATAAAATTTAATTTTTAAGTTATATAATTTTATATTTGTAGTTGCGTTATTCCCATATAGGAACGCCAAAGCCAAAAATGCCAAAACCAGTCGTTTTATTTTTTATGATTTTACTTTGTTCGGTTTGCTTCGGACAAGTGGGAGGGCGCTACACATACCAGTTTCTAAATTTAACTACTTCACCAAGACAAGCGGCATTAGGAGGAGATATTATTACGATATACGACGAAGATGTTAATCAAGCTATGTCTAATCCGGCGCTAATAAATCCTGACATGGATAATCATTTAGCATTAAATTATGGTAGTTACTATGGCGAAGCTTCTTACGGAACTGCTTCATACGCTTATACTTATGATAGACACGTGCAGACTTTTTATGCAGGCATTAGCTATGTAAACTATGGCTCGTTTGAAGGTTATGATGAAAACGGGCAATCGACTTCTAGTTTTACAGGAAGTGAAGGAGCGCTAACCGTAGGATATGCGTACAACGTTCCTTATACAGATCTTTATATTGGTGCCAATGCAAAGTTAATTACTTCGTCTTTAGAAAATTATAATTCTATAGGTGGCGCCGTTGATTTAGGCCTTTTGTATTTAATCGAAGAAAGTAAATTAAATTTAGGTTTTGTAGTTCGTAATATTGGTACACAGTTTACGACTTATTCAGGAATTAAAGAAAATTTACCATTTGAGATTGTTGCTGGAATTTCGCAAGAATTAGAGCATGTTCCAATTCGTTGGCATCTTTCTTTAGAAAATCTTCAACAATGGAATATTTCTTTCTCGAATCCTGTTCGTGGAGAAACGAATATCGACGGATCAACAAATCCTGAAAAAGTTTCTTTTTTTAATAATGCATTGCGACATGTGGCTTTTGGTGTTGAGATTTTTCCTCAAAGAGCCTTTAATTTCCGCGTTGGTTACAATTTTAGAAGAGGAGAAGAATTGAGAGTTGAAGAACAACGTAACTTTTCTGGAGTTTCGCTTGGTTTTGGATTGAAAATAAATAAGCTGAAATTCAATTATTCCTACTCTAGATATACCTTGGCAGCAAATACAAGTCTTTTTGGTTTGATTTTAAATTTTCAATAATTAAACAAAAACTTTTCTGAGTAAAATTATAAATGAAGAAAATACTTTTTATAGTTTTTTTGCTTGCGGCGGTATTTACTGCTTATCTTTTTATATCTGACAAAAAAGATTTTTCGTCTGCTTCTGAACCAGAAACAGACAAAAGAATTGAATATCAAGTTTCTGAAGTTAGAAAATTCTTGAAAAGCAATTCAAAGTACAATGATAGAGTTGTATTTTTTATCGATATGAAAATACCTTCTGGAAAGAATAGATTTTTTGTTTATGATTTAAAAGAAAATAAAATTATAGACAAAGGGCTAGTTGCTCACGGTTCTGGTTCAGAAACAGGAATAAAAGGGAGGCTAAAATTTAGTAATGTTCCCAATTCATTAAGTACTTCACTTGGAAAATATTACATCGGAAACCACTATAACGGAAAATTTGGAAAAGCTTATAAATTGTATGGTTTAGATAAAAGTAACAGCAATGCTTTTAAAAGAGATATAGTTTTTCATTACTATTATGATGTTCCATATAAAGAGAAAGATGGTTACATTTGCAATAGTTATGGTTGTCCTATGGTAAATAAAAAGTATTTCCAGAGAATGGCAAAAATAATTGATAGTTCTGAATCGGATATTTTAATGAATATCTATTATTGAGATTAAATCGGTTTTAAGAGAATAAAAATAAAAACAAAAAAATTGAGAAAAATTACCATTGCCATCGACGGATTTTCATCTACAGGAAAAAGCACATTGGCTAAACAATTAGCAAAAGAACTTGAGTATGTTTATGTAGATACAGGCGCTATGTATCGTGCAGTAGCGTATTTTGCTATGCAACATAATTTGATAAGTGCTGACTTTTTTAAGAAAGAAGCTTTGATTGAGGCGTTAGTTGATATTAAACTTGAGTTTAGATATAATGCTGCTTTAGGTTTTGCAGAAATGTATTTAAATGGTGAAAATGTAGAGAAGCAAATAAGAACTATCGAAGTTTCTAATTTTGTCAGCAAAGTCGCAGCAGTTTCTGAAGTTCGAACAAAATTAGTAGAACAACAGCAGGAAATGGGAACTAATAAAGCAATTGTGATGGATGGAAGAGATATTGGAACTGTAGTTTTTCCAAATGCTGAACTTAAAATTTTTATGACAGCAAGTGCCGAAACTCGCGCTCAAAGACGTTTTGATGAGTTACAACAAAAGGGTGATAACGTGACCTATGAAGAAGTTTTGAAAAATGTAGTGGATCGTGACCATATGGATACACACCGTGAAGATTCTCCTTTGGTTATTGCCGATGATGCAATTGAAATAGATAATTCTTACTTAAATAAAGAAGAGCAATTTGCCGCTGTTTTAGAATTAGTAAATGATATTGTTAAATTGGATTAATTCTTTGTAGATATTATTTTTAATGCTAGTTTTACCGCTTCATTTTTACTAAAAAGACAATTTTATCTTATGGGGATTAAAAACAGATTGATTTTAATGAGCTTTCTTCAATTTTTTGTTTGGGGAGCATGGCTTATAACAATTGGAAATTATTGGTTTGGGACGAAAAATTGGGAAGGAACTCAATTTGGTCTTGTTTTTGGAACCATGGGAATCGCTTCTCTTTTTATGCCTACACTTACTGGTATTATTGCCGATAGATGGGTAAATGCTGAAAAGCTTTACGGAATTCTTCATATTTTATATGCAGTAGTTTTATTTGGAATTGCGCAAGTTACAACGCCAGATACTTTTATTATTGTAATGCTTTTAGCGATGTGCTGTTATATGCCAACAATTGCTTTAAGTAATTCTATATCTTATACTTCGCTTAAATTAAACAATAAAAATATTGTAAAAGATTTTCCGCCAATTCGTGTGTGGGGAACAATCGGTTTTATTGTGGCGATGTGGATTACCAATCTAAGCGGAAGTAAAGCAACTGAATATCAGTTTTATATTGCTGGAATCGGTGCTTTAATTCTTGGAATTTATGCATTTACATTGCCAAAATGTGAACCACAACGTTTAATTAAAGAAAACGCAACTTGGATTGAAACTTTTGGTTTAGAGTCGTTTAAATTATTTGCTAATTATAAAATGGCATTGTTCTTTGTTTTTTCTATGTTTTTAGGAGGAGCACTTCAATTGACAAATGCTTATGGAGATGTATTTTTAGATGAATTTAAACATTTTCCAAAATATGCAGATTCGTTTGTAATAAAATATTCGACAATTATTATGTCGATTTCTCAGGTTTCGGAAACCTTATTTATTTTAGCAATTCCATTTTTCTTAAGACGTTTTGGAATCAAACAAGTTATGCTTATCAGTATGTTGGCTTGGGTTCTTCGTTTCGGATTATTTGCTTTTGGAGATCCAGTAAATGGTTTATGGATGATTATCTTGTCTTGTATTGTTTACGGAATGGCATTTGATTTCTTTAATATTTCCGGTTCTTTATTCGTAGAAAGCAATACAGATTCTAAAATTCGTTCTTCTGCGCAAGGTTTATTTATGATGATGACCAATGGAGTAGGAGCGGTTTTAGGAAGTTTGACTTCTGGATGGGCAATCGATCGTTTCTTTACAAAATCTTTTGCAAATACAACTGAGTTAGCCGGATTTTTACAAACAGACACAACAAATTCTAAAATGTTAGAATTTGTAAAAAGTCAAGGAAATTCAGTTTCTACAGATGGAATTTTTACTAATCCGATATTAATGAAAGACTGGCATACGATCTGGCTGTCTTTTGCTGCTTATGCTTTGGTAATTGCTATTGCTTTTGCTGTCTTGTTTAAACATAAACATGATCCGAAGGAAATTGAGAGTTTGAGTCATTAAAATAATATTTGATCTTTTTCGACGTTAGGAGGTTGAACAAGTAAAATAAACTAAAATTTAAAATACCACAAAGTTTCTATTTATGGAAACTTTGTGGTATTTTTGTTATGTATAAATTGAATGAAATATTTTGAAACTAAATTTTTAGAAGAGGCAAGAGAATTTATATTAAAATTGGATATAAAGATTAGCGAGAAAATTTTATATAATATTGATTTAGCTGAAAAGAAGCAAGATCCTAGGTTGTTTAAGAAGCTTAATGATAACATTTGGGAATTTAGAATTAGGTATGCGAGAATTCAAATTCGACTTTTAGCATTTTGGGATAAAACCAATAACAAGAAAACTTTGGTTATTGCAACTCATGGTTTTATAAAAAAGGTTGATAAAGTGGCTGGAAGTGAAATTGAAAAAGCTAATAGAATTAGAATGAAATATTTTGAAAATAAAATAGATTAGTTATGGCAAAGAAAGAAATAAAGATGTATTCGCTTTCTGAAATGAAAGATGAAGTTATTGGGAAAATTGGAACTCCTGAAAGAGATAAATATGAATATGAACTTAATATGGAGTTATTAGGAAGAATGATTAAAACTGCTAGAAAAGAAAGAAATCTTACACAGGAACAATTAGGAAATCTGATTGGAGTAAAAAAAGCCCAAATTTCAAAATTAGAAAGCAGTACAAATAGTGCAACAATTGATACTATAATAAAGGCGTTTAAAGCGTTAAAAGCAGAAATTAGTTTTAACGTAAAGATTGAAAACCAGAATTTGCAGGTTTCGTAAAACTTTGGCGAAGATAGCTATACATTGTAAACCCTACAGTTTTTCATTTGTTAAGATCTTATGGAAATAAAAAGTTCTAATCTAGCCCCGATAGAAGTGGAAATCCTTTTATGTCTCATTTCTTTAACGAGACATAAAAGATTGCAGCGGATAGCGGGACTAAACGTCTTGAAAAACCTAAAATCTTCTGCTTCTTAATAATCAACTGATAATCAATTTGGAAATATTTTGTAAATCCAAATATTTGTAGTAATTTTGCAGACCTTTTGGCAGAGAAGAGTTTCCTTTAGGTATCAACCATTTATGTAAAACAACTTCTGTATTTTCTATCGCATTGAGAAACTCGAGAAAAACAGAATACAAATTTTTTTATCAGCATGTCTGAACAATTAAAATCACAAGAAGAGTTTTTAGCAAATTTTAACTGGCATAACTTCCAAGAAGGAATCGATGCAGTAGATGAAAAAAACTTACAAGAGTTTGAAGAACTAGTATCTAAAACTTTCATCGCTACAGATCAAGAAGAAGTAGTTGAAGGAGTTGTTGTTAGAATTACAGATAGAGACGTTATCGTTGATATCAATGCTAAATCTGAAGGTGTTATTTCTTTAAATGAATTCCGTTACAACCCAAACTTAAAAGTAGGTGACAAAGTAGAAGTATTAATCGACATCCGTGAGGACAAAACAGGTCAATTAGTATTATCTCACAGAAAAGCACGTACTATCAAATCTTGGGATAGAGTTATTGCAGCTAATGAAACTGGAGAAATCGTTAACGGTTTTGTTAAATGTAGAACTAAAGGAGGTATGATCGTTGATGTATTCGGTATCGAAGCGTTCTTACCAGGATCTCAAATTGACGTTAAGCCAATTAGAGACTACGATGTATATGTAAACAAAATGATGGAATTCAAAGTGGTAAAAATCAACCACGAATTCAAAAACGTTGTTGTATCTCATAAAGCGCTTATCGAGGCTGATATTGAAGTACAGAAAAAAGAAATCATCGGTCAATTACAAAAAGGACAAGTATTAGAAGGTGTTGTTAAAAACATTACTTCTTATGGTGTGTTCATTGACTTAGGTGGTGTTGACGGATTAATTCACATTACTGACCTTTCTTGGAGTAGAATCAACCACCCAAGTGAAGTTCTTGAATTAGACCAAAAATTAAACGTTGTAATCCTTGATTTCGATGATGAGAAAACAAGAATTCAATTAGGATTGAAACAATTAAACGCTCACCCATGGGATGCTTTAGATGCTAACTTAACTGTTGGTGACAAAGTTAAAGGTAAAGTAGTTGTAATCGCTGATTACGGTGCATTTATCGAAGTTGCAGAAGGTGTTGAAGGTTTAATCCACGTTTCTGAAATGTCATGGTCAACTCACTTACGTTCTGCTCAGGACTTCGTGAAAGTTGGAGATGTTGTTGAAGCAGTTATCTTAACTCTTGACAGAGATGATCGTAAGATGTCATTAGGTATCAAACAATTAACTCAAGATCCATGGACTGACATTACTTCTAAATACCCAGTAGGTTCTAAACATACAGGTATCGTTAGAAACTTTACAAACTTTGGTATTTTCGTAGAATTAGAAGAAGGAATTGATGGATTAATCTACATTTCTGACTTATCTTGGACTAAGAAAATTAAACACCCATCTGAGTTTGTAAACGTTGGTGAAAAACTTGATGTTGTTGTATTAGAATTAGATGTTGAAGGACGTAAATTATCTTTAGGTCACAAACAAACTACTGCTAATCCTTGGGATCAGTACGAAGATTCTTTCGCTGTAGGAACTATCCACAACGGTGAGATTTCTGAAATCGTTGACAAAGGAGCTACTGTAGAATTCGGAGATGATATCGTTGCTTTCATTCCTACTCGTCACCTTGAAAAAGAAGACGGAAAGAAATTGAAAAAAGGTGATACAGCTGATTTCAAAGTAATTGAATTCAACAAAGAATTCAAAAGAGTAGTTGCTTCTCACACTGCTATCTTCCGTGAAGAAGAAGAGAAAAACGTGAAAGCTGCCGCTGAAACTACTGCATCTGCATCTACAAACGCACCAGCTGCGACTTTAGGTGATAACAATGATGTATTAGCTGCTTTAAAAGCTAAAATGGAAAAAACTGAGAAAAAATAATTCTTAGCTTTTTATAAATAGAAAGTCCCACAGAAATGTGGGACTTTTTTGTTTCTATTTGTTTTTGTTTCAGGTTTAAAGTTTCAAGTTGCTTATTTTTGTCAGTTCGAGCAGAATCAGACCTTTTTGGAAATGATTTCTATTTATTTAGAAGCTAATAATTTAGTTTCTTCTGGAGTAAAATCGTCAACAACAGAATAAGAGTTAATTCCAGCAATCTTCATTTCGTCTAAAATTTCAACTAAATTCCCGTAGTTAGATTTTTTACTTGGTTTGATAACAACTATAAGTCCATTTTTTGGTTTGCCTAACTGAGCAGAATATTGTAATACTTTTTTATTTCTTTCGAATATTTTTTTTCTAATTCCGTTTTGACCATATCCTACTTCTTTTGGTGAATCAATGGGAACAAATAATAATCCTGTATAAGTAATGATTCTGTTATTGCCATCTAAAATTATTGTCATGTTTCGATTCTCATCTGTCAAGTAGCATCCTCGATATAGATCTTCATCAATACAATCTGGTCTTCCAAACTCCATGACCTTTGATTTTGATAATTCTCCAACAACCATAAAAAATATTATCAATAAAAAAGAAACACTAACCATTGCTGTTAAATCAACTCGTGAACTGAGTTTTTTACTTCTGACTTTTTGAGGTAGATTTTTCATACATTCAAATTTTATAGTTTTAATTTAAAGCTAACAGTTTTTCTTCTTCGGGAATGAAATAATCATCAATGTTATATGTTTGAATATTTGCTAATCTCAATTCTTCTAAAATAGCTACTAAATTTCCATAATTGCTTTTACGGGATGGTTTTATAAATACAATTACTCCTCGATTTGGCTTTCCGATAGCGGCCGAATATTCAAGGATTTTTTTGTTGATAGCAGATAACTCCTTTCGAAACCCATTTTTACTATAATTCGTTTTTGTTATTTTTTCTGCAGAAAAATTTAAAATACCACTATATGTTATGATTTTGTCGTTTTCTCCCAATAATACAGTGTAAAAACGATCAGTTTTATAACAACCTGTTATAGGTTCGCCACATCCTCTGTTTAAATCTGGCAAATTCAAATCCATAATTTTTGGCTTGGATAATTCACCAACAACCATAAAAAATATAATCAGCAAAAAAGAAATACTGACCATTACGGTTAAATCAACTCTTGATTTTAATTTTTTACTTCTGACTTTTTGAGGTAGATTTTTCATAGTAAATAGGTTTTGGAATTTAAATTTAATAATAAAAAGAAAGCGAAAATCATCACACTATTAAAAATAATCAAAAATATTTTTTGTCATTAAAGTCTTGTTCTTCAATACAAATTGAGAATTTTTGAATATTCTTTATAATTATTTTCATTTTTATTAAAACCAAAACAAATATATCAGCGTAAATGACTTTATAACTTAAAATATTAATTATGAAAACTAGAAAATTTTTAGCCTCAGTAACTTTAGTCTTAGCATTCGGATTTACATCATTCGCTCAAAAAACTGTAATGGTTGGCGGAGCTGCAATGTATCCAAATAAAAATATTATTGAAAATGCTGTTAACTCAAAAGATCACACAACTTTGGTTGCAGCAGTAAAAGCGGCAGATTTAGTAGAAACTTTAAAAGGAAAAGGACCGTTTACTGTTTTTGCTCCAACTAATGCGGCTTTTGACAAATTGCCAAAGGGAACAGTGGAAACATTACTTAAACCTGAAAACAAAAAAATGCTTCAAAACATTTTGACTTATCATGTTGTTTCTGGAAAGTGGAGCTCTGCTGATATTGCAAAAGCAATAAAAGACGGAAAAGGTAAAGCAGCAATTAAAGCAGTAAATGGTGGTACTCTAACAGCTTGGATGCAAGGAAAAGATTTATATATTACTGACGAAAATGGTAATAAATCTAAAGTAACTATTGCAGATGTTAACCAATCAAATGGTGTTATTCATGTTGTGAACGCGGTATTGTTACCAAAGAAATAATTATCTCCAAAACATAACCTACGATTGAAAAAAGTTCTGCAATTATTGCAGGACTTTTTACTTTTTAGCTGTTAAAGTACTGCCAGCAGAAGCCACAACAACACATACAACAGCTAAAATTTCATAAATGCTTAAATTTTCTTGTAGAAATATAAAAGCACAAATAGAAGCGGCAGCTGGTTCTAAACTCATTAAAATACTAAAAGTACGAGGAGGAAGTTGTCCTAAAGCTTTCATTTCTAAAGTAAAAGGAATTGCACTAGATAAAAGCGCAAGGGCGACACCCATTCCGAAAAGCTTTGGAGTTAGATGTGACAATCCTGTTTCTAGAAGACCGAAAGGTAAAACTAAACTAGCAGCAAATAACATTCCGATTGTTACGGCTTGGCCATCGTTCATTATTTTTGAAATTTTCCCACCTAAAACAATATAAGCGGTCCAAAACGCTCCTGCTAAAAGTGCACATAATATACCAATCGGATCTAATCGACCGTTTGTCCAAGGTGCAATAAGCAAAATTCCTATTGCTGCTAGCAAAACCCAGCAATAATCTACTAATCGTTTTGAACCTGCAATTGCTAATAACAGCGGACCAACAAATTCTAAAGTAACGGCTAAACCAATAGGAATTCTTTCTATAGCGAAATAAAAAATTAAATTCATCGCTCCTAAAGACAATCCATACGGAATTACAATTTTCCATTGTTCTTTAGTTACTTCTTTTAAATTTGGTCTATAAGCTAAAAGTAAAATTAATGCCGAAATACCAATTCGTAATGATGCCGTTCCAGCTGCTCCAATTGTAGGAAATAATGTTTTGGCGATCGCTGCGCCACATTGTACACTAATAATTGCTAATAATACTGCCGGAACAGGAGGAAGGTTAATTTCTTTGTTTTTCATTAAAAACCTAGATTTTTATTTTTAAGATGGTTAATTCTTCAACTTTTTGATCTTGAAAAGTTTTCAGCGTAACATAGTACCACTTTTCATTGTCTAAGTCAATTGTAAAAACATCATTTAGATTATGATTTTTGATTTCAGTTTCAAATTTTTTTACCATTGTACCTTCAGTAAACCAATTTAAATCTCCATCTTTACTTGAATCCATGCTGTATTTATTTGCTAAATCTGCAAATGAAGCGCCTTTTTTATACTGTCCTAAAATTTTTTTGCGAAGCTCGTTTATTGATTTTAGAGACATCTTATTTCCATCTAAAAAGATATAACTCACTCGTAATGCGGTTATATTTTTTAAATCAATAACTTTATAAATATTATTTTCATCAGAAAAAATATCACCTTTTATTTTATTCTGAAATATTCTATAAGGTTCGCTTTATCTATTTTTGGAACTATTGTCCAAACTTCAGCCATAACATTTTCATTGCTTTCAATAAAACTTGTGGCTTCTTCAATAGTATTAATAGCTTTTATTTGGTCTTCAATTTTTTGAGAAAAAGAATTAGAGCAAATCAAGAAAAATACGACAGTTAAAAAATACTGCATATTTTTAGTTAAGTTTTTAATTAAAATCATTTTAATTGTCTAATGCTCTTTTGGTTACATAAGCTCTATATCCAATAATAGCCATTTGCCATTTTTTAGCTTTCGAAATATCCAATCCTTGTTTGGTAAAACTTGGCAATAGTAATTTATTTAATTTAGCAAGAAATTTATACATAGCAGATTTGTTTATTCAAAGATATAAAAAAAAGACCTTGTGTTTTAATCAAAGTCTTTATGTGCAATTAAGGTCTTTTAAAATTTAAGAATCAAATTTTCATCTCCGTCTGTTTGTCTGTTGATGGCGTTTTTCGGAGCTTCCATCCATCCGGTTTTATTAATCACGAATTTAAAAAGATGGGTTTTGTCTTTTTCAAATTGTGATTTTGGAATTGACAATTCGAAAGTGTTTTTGTTTTTTCTAATCATTTGATAATCTTTATCATTTGGATTCCAATTGTCAAATGAGCCCGCAATGGAAACACTTTTTATCAAATCTGAACTTAAAGTTTTATCATGTTCGTAAGTAAAAACTACTTTATCGCCAATTATTTTATAACCGTAAATTCCAGATTGCTTTTTGTTTTCGCTCAATAAATCATTAGAAAGTTTTACAATTGCTTCACCTAAAGCATTTGCTGTGTTTTCGTCACTAATATTTACAATTATAGAAAGTCCTAATTGACATTCGGGATAAATAACCAGCATATTTTGAGTGCCAAATGCACCACCGTGTTTCCAACAATTTTTGCCATTTTCATCAACTTGAATATAATCCCAGAAATAACCGTTCCAAGTTGTCGAACTGTTTAAGAGATTTCGCTGTGATTCTTGAACTATTTTGTTCTTTGTATTTAATTCATAAGCAATAAATTTGGTAAGATCACTTAAAGTAGATTTTAAACGACCAGCTGCGCCCCAAAGATTATCAGAAATGCTTGGCATTAAAATTCCTTTTAAATTATAACCATTTGCAACTACAACATTTGAACTTAAATTTATTCCTGTCGAAGTCATGCCAAGTTTAGAAAAAATATTTTCTTTTAATAGCGTTTCGTAACTTTTCTGATAGACATTTTCTAGAATATGAGCAGTCAAATTTAGACTTCCATTGCTATACTTAAATTTTGTGCCAGGCAAAGTATCTAACTTAATTGTTTTGAGATCTTCGAAGAAATTTTCTTGAGTATAAGATTCGTCGATTTTCTTAAAGGCAAGATAACTGCTGTCGTTACGATTTTTTCTTAATTCGCTTGTATCAGGGAGATCTTTATCAAAACCAGTTCTAAAAGATACTAAATCTTTAATCGTAATTGGAGTTCCATTATATTCTAAATTTGGATAATTGCCATTTAGATATTTTCTGATGTCTTCATCAGGATTTAGTTTTCCTTCTAAAACCGCTTGAGCTGCCAGTAATCCCGTAAATAATTTAGTTATCGAAGCTACTTCAAATACCGTATTATTATTGGCAATGTTTTCTTTTCCTTTATCAATTTCGCCATAATGTCTTGTATATGTTTTTC from Flavobacterium sp. YJ01 carries:
- a CDS encoding serine hydrolase, which translates into the protein MKTNLSILLLFFTLSILAQQSAIEKNILISMDKTASILMQNSKANSISIGVVKNGKTYTRHYGEIDKGKENIANNNTVFEVASITKLFTGLLAAQAVLEGKLNPDEDIRKYLNGNYPNLEYNGTPITIKDLVSFRTGFDKDLPDTSELRKNRNDSSYLAFKKIDESYTQENFFEDLKTIKLDTLPGTKFKYSNGSLNLTAHILENVYQKSYETLLKENIFSKLGMTSTGINLSSNVVVANGYNLKGILMPSISDNLWGAAGRLKSTLSDLTKFIAYELNTKNKIVQESQRNLLNSSTTWNGYFWDYIQVDENGKNCWKHGGAFGTQNMLVIYPECQLGLSIIVNISDENTANALGEAIVKLSNDLLSENKKQSGIYGYKIIGDKVVFTYEHDKTLSSDLIKSVSIAGSFDNWNPNDKDYQMIRKNKNTFELSIPKSQFEKDKTHLFKFVINKTGWMEAPKNAINRQTDGDENLILKF